In Bosea vestrisii, the following are encoded in one genomic region:
- a CDS encoding DUF1153 domain-containing protein: MTEPLRPRVKYVIGPDGSPLTIADLPPMNTRRWVIRRKAEVVAAVRGGLLSLEEACQRYTLTVDEFLSWQMSIDQHGLAGLRTTRIQHYRQ, encoded by the coding sequence ATGACCGAGCCGCTGCGACCGCGCGTCAAATATGTGATCGGACCCGATGGGAGTCCGCTGACCATTGCCGACCTGCCGCCGATGAATACGCGTCGCTGGGTGATCCGGCGCAAGGCTGAGGTCGTCGCCGCCGTACGCGGTGGCCTTCTCAGCCTGGAGGAGGCCTGCCAGCGCTACACGCTGACGGTCGACGAATTCCTGAGTTGGCAGATGTCGATCGACCAGCATGGTCTCGCCGGCCTGCGCACCACCCGTATTCAGCACTACCGCCAGTAA
- a CDS encoding class I SAM-dependent methyltransferase — protein MTTTNGLDAQRRVYAVWAKFYDRVYQGLLARAQREAVAAACASGRDILEIGVGTGLTLPYFERDKQVVGADLSLDMLRMARAKVLSQKLDHVRGLMVMDACRLGFADNSFDAVTAQFVITLVPDPEQALAEMDRVLRPGGEIVISSRLVDDGGFAAPFWKLVAPLAKAIGWSSDFKVSRLTDWAARTGRYETVHVGQGYFKVVRLRKLS, from the coding sequence ATGACGACGACGAACGGTCTCGACGCGCAAAGGCGCGTCTACGCGGTCTGGGCGAAATTCTACGACCGGGTCTATCAGGGCCTGCTCGCCCGCGCCCAGCGCGAGGCGGTGGCCGCGGCCTGCGCCAGCGGCCGTGACATCCTCGAGATCGGCGTCGGCACCGGCCTGACCCTGCCCTATTTCGAGCGCGACAAGCAGGTCGTCGGCGCCGACCTCTCGCTCGACATGCTGCGCATGGCGCGAGCCAAGGTGCTGAGCCAGAAGCTCGACCATGTCCGCGGCCTGATGGTGATGGACGCCTGCCGGCTCGGCTTCGCCGACAACTCCTTCGACGCGGTCACCGCCCAGTTCGTCATCACTTTGGTCCCCGATCCCGAGCAGGCGCTGGCCGAGATGGACCGGGTGCTGCGCCCGGGCGGCGAGATCGTCATCTCCAGCCGCCTCGTCGACGATGGCGGCTTTGCCGCGCCGTTCTGGAAGCTGGTCGCGCCGCTGGCGAAGGCGATCGGCTGGAGCAGCGACTTCAAGGTCTCGCGCCTGACCGACTGGGCCGCGCGAACCGGCCGCTACGAGACTGTCCATGTCGGCCAGGGCTATTTCAAGGTGGTCAGGCTGCGGAAGCTCAGCTGA
- a CDS encoding flagellar hook assembly protein FlgD → MAVSNTGTWSPQQIAAAQNNTATGSGTSIANNFDQFLSLLTTQLKNQNPLDPLDTNQFTQQLVQFAGVEQQLKQNETLSALLGVSKATTGASAIGFVGQTVTADGAATQLKDGKAEWKLNASKGGTGTVTIKDASGKVVYSGSKTLVVGDQTYSWDGKTSTGSVAPAGEYTITVDGTDVSGAAITVKTEITGKVDGIDFSTAVPTLLIGAIKVPLDKVKSVKSSS, encoded by the coding sequence ATGGCCGTTTCCAACACTGGCACCTGGAGCCCCCAGCAGATCGCGGCGGCGCAGAACAACACCGCGACCGGCAGCGGCACGTCGATCGCCAATAATTTCGACCAGTTCCTCAGCCTGCTGACGACACAGCTCAAGAACCAGAACCCGCTCGACCCGCTCGACACCAACCAGTTCACCCAGCAGCTGGTGCAGTTCGCCGGTGTCGAGCAGCAGCTCAAGCAGAACGAGACGCTGAGCGCGCTGCTCGGCGTCAGCAAGGCGACGACGGGCGCGAGCGCGATCGGCTTCGTAGGCCAGACAGTCACGGCGGACGGAGCGGCGACACAGCTCAAGGACGGCAAGGCGGAGTGGAAGCTCAATGCCTCCAAAGGCGGCACCGGCACCGTCACGATCAAGGATGCCAGCGGCAAGGTGGTCTACAGCGGCAGCAAGACACTCGTCGTCGGCGACCAGACCTATAGCTGGGACGGCAAGACCTCGACGGGTTCGGTGGCGCCGGCCGGGGAGTACACCATCACGGTGGACGGCACCGACGTCTCCGGCGCGGCGATCACGGTCAAGACCGAAATCACCGGCAAGGTCGACGGCATCGACTTCTCGACCGCAGTGCCGACGCTGCTGATCGGAGCGATCAAGGTGCCGCTCGACAAGGTCAAATCGGTGAAGAGCAGCTCCTGA
- a CDS encoding flagellar hook-length control protein FliK, protein MRVAKPPWLASRPACRHSPPAVGGKTKGEAPSGAAPQQGDAKTVDGPAVPKEAVETGKATAATGGGEIKPAEAIATSQPAQASTADDAAPAASPQPASAPLNPQALLAVGPQTLTAPQAPLTELDAASQATAHAQAEAAHKLVSGETGRATPLHVVPVEIGARALAGNKRFDIRLDPAELGRIDVTLEISDKGEVSAKLTVDRVETLHMLQRDARTLERAFEQAGLKPSEGGIDMSLRDSSDQQAGARQQRQDDETPRGRRAWVQATDDSALITKAATLPRTGGRLGGVDLSI, encoded by the coding sequence GTGCGGGTGGCGAAGCCGCCGTGGCTGGCGTCAAGGCCGGCGTGCCGGCACAGCCCCCCGGCCGTAGGGGGCAAGACCAAAGGCGAAGCGCCATCCGGCGCGGCGCCGCAGCAAGGTGATGCCAAGACGGTCGACGGCCCGGCGGTTCCGAAGGAAGCGGTCGAGACAGGCAAGGCGACGGCAGCCACCGGAGGTGGCGAGATCAAGCCGGCCGAGGCGATCGCGACGAGCCAGCCCGCGCAAGCCAGCACCGCGGATGATGCCGCACCGGCCGCCAGCCCGCAGCCAGCCAGTGCGCCCTTGAACCCGCAGGCCCTCCTCGCGGTCGGGCCGCAGACCCTGACCGCGCCGCAGGCACCGTTGACCGAGCTCGACGCTGCCTCGCAGGCGACGGCCCATGCCCAGGCTGAGGCCGCCCACAAGCTGGTCTCTGGCGAGACGGGCCGGGCGACGCCGCTCCACGTCGTGCCGGTCGAGATCGGCGCCCGGGCGCTCGCCGGCAACAAGCGTTTCGACATAAGGCTCGATCCGGCCGAGCTCGGGCGCATCGATGTCACTCTGGAAATCTCCGACAAGGGCGAGGTCAGCGCCAAGCTGACGGTCGACCGGGTCGAGACGCTGCATATGCTTCAACGCGATGCACGCACGCTCGAGCGCGCCTTCGAGCAGGCCGGCCTGAAGCCGTCGGAAGGCGGCATCGACATGAGCCTGCGCGATTCCAGCGACCAGCAGGCGGGTGCGCGCCAGCAGCGGCAGGATGACGAGACGCCGCGCGGCCGCCGCGCCTGGGTCCAGGCCACAGATGATAGTGCACTCATCACCAAAGCGGCGACATTGCCGCGAACCGGCGGCCGCCTCGGCGGCGTCGATCTCAGCATCTGA
- the fliF gene encoding flagellar basal-body MS-ring/collar protein FliF produces MNGLVDQFRRFGAARLAAMLAVTLALIGFFAFVMLRMSQPAMGVLFADLSSQDVSAIVKDLDTRGVKYELRSDGQTILAPRADVPRLRLDLAGKGIPSGGGVGYEIFDKGDAFSSTSFVQNINHLRALEGELSRTIRSISRVQAARVHLVIPERRLFERDREPPRASIALKLAGDLDAAQVRAVRHLVSSAVDGLKPERVSIVDERGRLLADGAQGEQGMVGVALDERQGAMERRIKAQVDDIVASIVGPGRARVQVSATLDTNRIESRSETFDPESKVIRSSQNRTEASATNEQREGVTVGNELPGAQQNQGQQQGQQRDSSSKNEEVVNYEISRTTRTEVQDGGRVRKLSVAVLVDGVYSRQGNETNYQPRSPEELERIGQLVRTAIGFDRQRGDQVEVVNLRFAEAPQAPTDLTEQTLMQQLTSFTREDLVRFAEMGVIALLILIVLMVVVRPLLKQVLAPDREARALPSFMRNGMLVVDQGTGDPATFSSVSGGAGSAGGADAGQVDVEAPSERMLAIAQIKGQLKAQSVEKIGAMVSQNPADSVAVLRGWIHEKAPA; encoded by the coding sequence GTGAACGGGCTAGTCGATCAGTTCCGGAGATTCGGTGCGGCGCGGCTGGCAGCGATGCTGGCGGTGACGCTGGCGCTGATCGGCTTCTTCGCCTTCGTGATGCTGCGCATGTCGCAGCCGGCGATGGGCGTGCTCTTCGCCGACCTGTCGAGCCAGGACGTCAGCGCCATCGTCAAGGATCTCGATACGCGGGGTGTGAAATACGAGCTGCGAAGCGATGGGCAAACGATCCTGGCGCCGCGCGCCGACGTACCGCGGTTGCGGCTCGATCTCGCCGGCAAGGGCATCCCGTCGGGTGGTGGCGTCGGTTACGAGATCTTCGACAAGGGCGACGCCTTTTCCTCGACGAGCTTCGTCCAGAACATCAACCATCTGCGCGCGCTCGAAGGCGAGCTCTCGCGCACCATCCGCTCGATCAGCCGGGTCCAGGCAGCGCGCGTCCATCTCGTCATTCCCGAGCGGCGCCTGTTCGAGCGTGACCGCGAGCCGCCTCGGGCTTCGATCGCGCTCAAGCTCGCCGGTGACCTCGACGCCGCCCAGGTCCGGGCGGTCCGCCACCTCGTCTCCTCGGCGGTCGACGGGCTTAAGCCCGAACGGGTCTCGATCGTCGACGAGCGCGGCCGGCTCCTCGCCGACGGTGCGCAAGGCGAGCAGGGCATGGTCGGCGTGGCGCTGGACGAGCGCCAGGGAGCGATGGAGCGGCGGATCAAGGCGCAGGTCGACGATATCGTCGCCAGCATCGTCGGGCCGGGTCGCGCCCGCGTGCAGGTCTCGGCGACGCTCGATACGAACCGGATCGAGAGCCGTTCCGAGACATTCGATCCCGAGAGCAAGGTCATCCGCTCGAGCCAGAACCGGACGGAGGCCTCCGCCACCAACGAGCAGCGCGAGGGCGTCACCGTCGGCAACGAGTTGCCGGGCGCGCAGCAGAACCAGGGCCAGCAGCAGGGCCAGCAGCGCGACAGCAGTTCGAAGAACGAGGAGGTCGTCAATTACGAGATCTCTCGCACGACCCGCACCGAGGTGCAGGATGGCGGGCGTGTCCGCAAGCTCTCCGTCGCCGTGCTGGTCGATGGCGTCTACAGCCGCCAGGGCAACGAGACGAACTATCAGCCGCGGTCGCCGGAGGAACTGGAGCGCATCGGCCAGCTGGTGCGGACCGCGATCGGCTTCGACCGCCAGCGCGGCGACCAGGTCGAGGTCGTCAATCTGCGCTTCGCCGAGGCGCCTCAGGCCCCGACGGACCTGACCGAGCAGACGCTGATGCAGCAGCTCACCTCCTTCACCAGGGAGGACCTCGTGCGCTTTGCCGAGATGGGCGTGATCGCGCTCCTCATCCTGATCGTTCTGATGGTGGTGGTGCGCCCGTTGCTCAAGCAGGTGCTCGCGCCAGATCGCGAGGCCAGGGCCCTTCCGAGCTTCATGCGCAACGGCATGCTCGTCGTCGACCAGGGCACCGGTGACCCGGCGACGTTCTCCTCCGTCTCCGGCGGAGCGGGCTCGGCTGGCGGCGCAGACGCCGGCCAAGTCGATGTCGAGGCACCATCGGAACGGATGCTCGCCATCGCGCAGATCAAGGGCCAGCTCAAGGCCCAGTCGGTCGAAAAGATCGGCGCCATGGTCTCACAGAACCCGGCGGATTCCGTCGCGGTGCTGCGCGGCTGGATCCACGAGAAAGCACCAGCGTGA
- the fliG gene encoding flagellar motor switch protein FliG: protein MSVESMTGPQRAAVILLVLGEEHGRAIWEEFDDEEIRIITRAMAELGTVDSDQVEKLMLDFVGRLSSAGAITGSFDRTISLLEKILPTDQVALIMEEIRGPAGRNMWQKLGNIDAVVLANFLKNEYPQTIAVILSRIRPDHSANVLRNLPNELSIEVVGRMLRMESVQKEALDHIENTLRTEFVSTLTQTRRRDPHEMMAEIFNGFDRQTEVRFLAALDVTNQDSAERIRALMFTFEDLGKLDSAGLQTLMRQVDKDMLARALKGANEEMRAFFLGAMSQRASKNLQDDMQGLGPLRLKEVDEAQMKMVTLAKDLAEKGEIVIAKGNSEDELVY, encoded by the coding sequence ATGTCGGTCGAGAGCATGACCGGGCCGCAGCGGGCCGCCGTCATCCTGCTCGTGCTTGGCGAGGAGCATGGCCGGGCGATCTGGGAGGAGTTCGACGACGAGGAGATCCGCATCATCACCCGGGCGATGGCGGAGCTCGGCACGGTCGATTCCGACCAGGTCGAGAAGCTGATGCTCGATTTCGTCGGCAGGCTCTCCAGCGCCGGCGCGATCACCGGCTCATTCGACCGTACGATCTCGCTGCTCGAGAAGATCCTGCCGACCGATCAGGTCGCACTGATCATGGAGGAAATCCGCGGTCCCGCCGGCCGCAACATGTGGCAAAAGCTCGGCAATATCGACGCCGTCGTGCTGGCGAACTTCCTGAAGAACGAATACCCGCAGACGATCGCGGTGATTCTCTCACGCATCCGGCCCGATCATTCGGCGAATGTGCTGCGCAACCTGCCGAACGAGCTTTCCATCGAGGTGGTCGGGCGGATGCTGCGCATGGAATCGGTGCAGAAGGAGGCGCTCGACCATATCGAGAACACGCTTCGCACCGAGTTCGTCTCGACGCTGACGCAGACGCGCCGGCGCGATCCGCACGAGATGATGGCGGAGATCTTCAACGGCTTCGACCGCCAGACCGAGGTGCGCTTCCTCGCCGCGCTCGACGTGACCAACCAGGACTCGGCCGAGCGCATCCGCGCCCTGATGTTCACCTTCGAGGACCTCGGAAAACTCGATTCCGCCGGACTGCAGACGCTGATGCGCCAGGTCGACAAGGACATGCTCGCCCGCGCCCTCAAGGGCGCCAACGAGGAGATGCGCGCCTTCTTCCTCGGGGCGATGTCGCAGCGCGCCTCCAAGAATCTGCAGGACGATATGCAGGGGCTCGGCCCGCTGCGGCTCAAGGAGGTCGACGAGGCGCAGATGAAGATGGTGACCCTGGCCAAGGACCTCGCCGAGAAGGGCGAGATCGTCATCGCCAAGGGCAATTCCGAAGACGAGCTGGTGTACTGA
- a CDS encoding c-type cytochrome has product MLRWTLMASLMFAALPHPAKAVGDPAAGEKVFLKCRACHQIGETAKNAVGPKLNGLLGRPAGSIEGYSYSPANKNSGITWDEPTFRDYIKAPQVKIPSTKMVFPGLKSDQEIDDIVAFLKQFDADGKKK; this is encoded by the coding sequence ATGCTGCGTTGGACCTTGATGGCCTCGTTGATGTTTGCGGCCCTGCCTCATCCGGCCAAAGCGGTCGGCGATCCCGCCGCAGGTGAGAAGGTTTTCCTGAAGTGCCGCGCCTGCCACCAGATCGGAGAGACGGCCAAGAACGCCGTCGGGCCGAAACTGAATGGCCTTCTCGGTCGGCCGGCGGGATCGATCGAGGGCTACAGCTATTCGCCCGCCAACAAGAATTCCGGCATCACCTGGGATGAGCCCACGTTCCGGGATTACATCAAGGCGCCACAGGTGAAGATCCCGAGCACCAAGATGGTGTTTCCAGGTCTCAAGTCGGACCAGGAGATCGACGACATCGTCGCCTTCCTCAAGCAATTTGACGCGGACGGAAAGAAAAAATAG
- the mnmA gene encoding tRNA 2-thiouridine(34) synthase MnmA — translation MTASLNSLDIAKPPAATRVVAAMSGGVDSSVVAALLKRQGYDVVGVTLQLYDHGAAVHRAGACCAGQDIHDARRVAEAIGIPHYVLDYESRFRDAVIERFAESYLAGETPIPCVECNRTVKFRDLLGLARELGADALATGHYVASSDLGNGHRGLFRAADESRDQSYFLYATTQEQLDLLRFPLGGLDKAQTRMLAAEFGLAIADKPDSQDICFVPNGRYAEVIERLKPGAARPGAIVHLDGRVLGEHEGVLRYTVGQRKGLGISGAEPLYVVALDAANARVIVGPREALSVSRVDLRDLNWLSDIPLAELPSGGIEVAVRVRSTRAPREARLLADDKGVHVLLAQGEEGVSPGQACVIYDHAGSGARVLGGGVIMANRAPRPAPQPEPAYAIT, via the coding sequence ATGACCGCTTCGCTCAACTCGCTCGACATCGCCAAGCCGCCTGCGGCGACGCGCGTCGTCGCGGCCATGTCGGGCGGTGTCGATTCCTCGGTCGTCGCAGCGCTGCTGAAGCGCCAGGGCTACGACGTCGTCGGCGTCACGCTGCAGCTCTACGACCATGGCGCCGCTGTGCACCGCGCCGGGGCCTGCTGCGCCGGCCAGGACATTCACGATGCCCGCCGCGTCGCCGAGGCGATCGGCATCCCCCATTACGTGCTCGACTATGAGAGCCGCTTCCGCGACGCGGTGATCGAGCGCTTTGCCGAGAGCTATCTTGCCGGCGAGACGCCGATCCCCTGCGTCGAGTGCAATCGCACCGTGAAGTTCCGCGACCTGCTCGGCCTCGCCCGCGAGCTCGGAGCCGATGCGCTCGCCACCGGCCACTATGTCGCCAGCAGCGACCTCGGCAACGGCCATCGCGGCCTGTTCCGCGCCGCCGATGAGAGCCGTGACCAGAGCTATTTCCTCTATGCGACGACGCAGGAGCAGCTCGATTTGCTGCGCTTCCCGCTCGGCGGGCTCGACAAGGCCCAGACCCGGATGCTCGCCGCCGAGTTCGGCCTCGCCATCGCCGACAAGCCCGACAGCCAGGACATCTGCTTCGTGCCGAACGGCCGCTATGCCGAGGTGATCGAGCGGCTGAAGCCTGGCGCCGCCCGCCCCGGCGCCATCGTCCATCTCGACGGCCGCGTGCTCGGCGAGCACGAGGGCGTGCTGCGCTACACGGTCGGCCAGCGCAAGGGTCTCGGCATCAGCGGCGCCGAGCCGCTCTATGTCGTCGCGCTCGACGCCGCGAACGCCCGCGTCATCGTCGGCCCGCGCGAGGCGCTGAGCGTCAGCCGCGTCGACCTGCGCGACCTGAACTGGCTCAGCGATATTCCGCTCGCCGAGCTGCCGTCCGGTGGCATCGAGGTCGCGGTTCGTGTCCGCTCGACCCGCGCTCCGCGCGAGGCCCGCCTGCTCGCCGACGACAAAGGGGTCCATGTCCTGCTCGCGCAGGGCGAGGAGGGCGTCTCGCCCGGCCAGGCCTGCGTGATCTACGACCATGCCGGCAGCGGAGCCCGCGTGCTCGGCGGCGGCGTCATCATGGCCAACCGGGCCCCGCGCCCGGCGCCACAGCCCGAGCCTGCCTACGCCATCACATGA